TCCTTATATCCGCCGAAGCCCGAGGCGGCGTCGAAGAGGTTGGTCGAGTTGATCCATACGGTCCCCGCCTTCACCTGGGCCGCAACGTCGAGCGCGAGGCTGAGGTTCTCGGTCCAAACGCTCGCCGCCAATCCGTACACCGTGTTGTTGGCGAGTTCGACCGCCTCCTTGGGCGTTCGGAAGGGCATCGCCACCAGAACGGGGCCGAAAATCTCGATCTGCGCGACCGTCGAGGCGGGCGCGACGTTCGTCATGAGCGTCGGCGGGTAGAACCAGCCCTCTTTCGGGCACGCTCCGGGGGGTTGGTACATCACCGCGCCCTCTTCGACTCCCGCCTTGACGAGGCTCTCGATCCGCTCCAACTGCACGGGCGCGACGATTGCGCCGATGTCGATCGATTTGTCGAGGGGATTGCCGACGCGCAAAGCGTCCATCCTTCGCCGGAGCTTCTCGCAAAACCGTCCTTCGATGCTTTCTTGAACCAGCAAACGCGAGCCCGCGCAGCAAACCTGCCCCTGATTGAACCAGATCGCGTCCACGATGCCTTCGATGGCACTGTCCCAGTCTGCGTCCTCGAAGACGATGAACGGCGACTTGCCCCCCAATTCCAAGCTCAACCGCTTTCTCGTGCCGGCGGTGGCTTTGCGGAGGATTCGTCCCACTTCGGTCGATCCAGTGAAAGCGATCTTGTCGACGTCCGGGTGTTCGACGAGCAGTTTGCCGGTGTCGCCGTCTCCGGTGACCACGTTGACGACACCCTGCGGAACCTCGGCTGCTTGGCAGATTTCAGCGAACAAGAGCGCGGTGAGCGGGGTGAACTCTGCGGGCTTGAGGACCACGGTATTTCCCATCGCGATCGCCGGCGCGATCTTCCACGCGAGCATCAACAACGGGAAGTTCCACGGGATGATCTGCCCGCAAACGCCGACCGGCCGGTAACCGGGCAGCCTCGCAGGCATGAGCTGGGCCCAGCCGGCATGGTGGTAGAAGTGGCGCGCCACGAGCGGTACATCGAGGTCGCGCGTCTCGCGGATGGGCTTGCCGTTGTCGAGCGTTTCGAGCACGGCAAAGAGCCTCGCGTGCTTCTGAACTTGGCGGGCCAGCGCGTAAAGAACTTTCGCTCGTTCATGCGGAGACGACTCTTGCCAATCGGGCTGCGCCTTTCTTGCCGCAGCCACCGCCCGCGCCACATCCTCTTCCGTGCCTTGCGACACTTGGGCGAGAACTTGCTTGTCCGCAGGGTTGATGCTATCGAAAACCGGGCTTCCTCCCGGTTGGGTGAACTTGCCGTTGATGAAGTGCCCGAGCGTC
The genomic region above belongs to Candidatus Nitrosymbiomonas proteolyticus and contains:
- a CDS encoding aldehyde dehydrogenase: MDLATLYDPLPYGPAPEDAQLARQWIESHGGTLGHFINGKFTQPGGSPVFDSINPADKQVLAQVSQGTEEDVARAVAAARKAQPDWQESSPHERAKVLYALARQVQKHARLFAVLETLDNGKPIRETRDLDVPLVARHFYHHAGWAQLMPARLPGYRPVGVCGQIIPWNFPLLMLAWKIAPAIAMGNTVVLKPAEFTPLTALLFAEICQAAEVPQGVVNVVTGDGDTGKLLVEHPDVDKIAFTGSTEVGRILRKATAGTRKRLSLELGGKSPFIVFEDADWDSAIEGIVDAIWFNQGQVCCAGSRLLVQESIEGRFCEKLRRRMDALRVGNPLDKSIDIGAIVAPVQLERIESLVKAGVEEGAVMYQPPGACPKEGWFYPPTLMTNVAPASTVAQIEIFGPVLVAMPFRTPKEAVELANNTVYGLAASVWTENLSLALDVAAQVKAGTVWINSTNLFDAASGFGGYKESGFGREGGFEGLLEYVIPPLAKAKPPKPHPVSPMGFTAQLDRTYKHYIGGKQARPDQGYSLEVKASQGERLGEVARGNRKDVRNAVESARKAHEGGKNPSSHLRAQVLYYLAENLASRRDSIEKLIAASEGYGIRAAGEQVDETIKRLFDAAAWADKNDGAVHSTPFRGLTYTLNEPVGVIAVVCPPSPSFLPFVSLGAVAVALGNAVILVPSERGPIPAAEFVQVLEASDVMPGVWNVVTGLEGELAEVMAAHDDIDALWHFGSSESVVRCLELSAGNLKQTWAVPDCDYDWTDPNGALCREIVRRSVQVKNVWAPSGE